A genomic window from Silene latifolia isolate original U9 population chromosome 11, ASM4854445v1, whole genome shotgun sequence includes:
- the LOC141614547 gene encoding uncharacterized protein LOC141614547 — MFAEAYQQNQWSNQEGQRYTITKGYEHIRRKGEKVKWHKMVWNKWSIPKHGFITWIYHHNNMNTKDKLCKLGISSEDTCYMCALRTETIEHVFFDCEYSKAVIDLVGQQIGVQLPTRDILEWRSNRRGSKLKVDLGNAIVNACTYHIWRHRNLSKFELTLMNPRKVADTITEEMKLRLRGITLMVADNEKGWLRRLIGDRG, encoded by the coding sequence ATGTTCGCTGAGGCATATCAACAAAATCAATGGAGCAATCAAGAAGGTCAGAGATACACGATTACTAAAGGATATGAGCATATCAGACGAAAGGGAGAAAAGGTCAAGTGGCACAAAATGGTCTGGAACAAGTGGTCTATACCCAAACACGGATTCATCACTTGGATATACCATCACAATAATATGAATACAAAGGATAAACTATGCAAATTAGGCATAAGCTCAGAGGATACCTGCTACATGTGCGCTCTCAGAACTGAAACCATTGAGCATGTTTTCTTTGATTGTGAGTACAGTAAAGCGGTAATAGATCTGGTAGGACAGCAGATTGGAGTCCAACTACCTACCCGAGACATTCTGGAATGGAGGTCGAACAGAAGGGGATCGAAGCTCAAAGTTGACCTGGGAAATGCCATCGTGAACGCGTGCACATACCACATATGGAGACATCGGAATCTAAGCAAATTTGAGTTAACTCTTATGAATCCCAGAAAGGTGGCGGATACCATCACCGAGGAGATGAAGCTTAGATTGAGGGGTATTACTTTGATGGTTGCTGACAACGAAAAGGGGTGGCTCCGCCGCTTGATTGGTGATAGAGGGTAA